CGAAGGTCTCCTCGCCCTGCGCGGGCAGCCACGGCGGCATGTAGCGTCGTGCCACCACGGCGCGAATGGTCTCGCCGCGGCGCCGGACCTGCTCGAACGTCGCGAGCGCGAAGGGCGCCGAGCCACCCTCGTGATGACACGACACGCAGCGCGCGGCGACGATGGGAGCGATGTCGTGCTCGTAGGTCGGCGCCGCGGGCGACGGGGCGGCCGTGTGGCGTGTCGCGGCGAGCGCCACCACGCCGGCACACGCCGCGGCCGTCGCGAGGCTGGCCGCGGCCGTCGTGGCGTGCGCCCGTCGAGCCGCTCGCGCCGTCGTCACTTCGGTGGCCCGGCCGCACCAGGCGGAGCGCCGATGATGCAGCCGACGCCGGGTACGCGCGGCACGGCCACGGGGCGGCCCGCGAGCACGGCGGCAAGGGCATCGCTGAGGTCGCGGTGCGTGGGCGCCGGGCGCACCTGGCCGAAATCGACCACCCGATCGTCGATCCGGCCGCTGTAGGCGCGCTCGCGCCCCACGAAAACGGCGGCCTCCGGCGTGACCACCGCGCCGGCGGCGCGCACGAGCTCGTGGGCGGCGTCGAAGAGCACGGGCAGGTCGAGACCGTACTCGGCGCGATGTCGAGCCACCTCGGCGGGGGTTACGTCCGGCTCGACGTAGACGAGCCACAGCGCGACGCCCTCAGACGCGAACTGGCGATGGAGACGCGCGATTTCCGGAGCGTAGCGATTCGAGATCGGGCAGTCGGGCGCGACGAAGAAGAAGACCGTCACGGAGGTGCCGAGCGGGTCGACGAGCGGGCCGCGCGCGTCGGCGACCTGCACGCCGGGCACCGGAGACGACGGGCGCGCGGACGGCTGCGCCGCAGACGCGCCAGCGGTCGCCAGGAGGGTGACGGCGACCCACGCGGCCATCCCGCGCCAGGGCTTGGAGGTAGATCGGGAGCGACGGGTGTGCATCGCGTGTAGCTTATCAGCGCCGGACGCGCCGCGTTCCCTTTCGCCTCATTTCTTGCTTGACGGCATGGGCGGTGCTCTGGTAAGCCGCGTGTGTCGGCAACGACGAGGGCGTGTGGGGGCGCCGGGAGGTCGACGCTCGGGCCGTGGCGCCTGGCGAGCGGCCCTCCAGATCAACGGTCCGCTTCAATTGCTCGACATTTGCTGGGGAGGGTTCTCATGGTCAGGCGACTTTTCGTCGCGCTCTGGCTCGTGGCAACGTGTGCCTCGTTCGCGGCTGCCCAGGGCACGACCTCGCGACTCGTCGGCCAGGTGTCCGACGCCACCGGCGGGGTGCTGCCGGGGGTCACGGTCACGATCGCCAACGAGGCGACGGGCGTGAGCTTCACCACGGTCACGTCCGACGTCGGGCGCTACGCCTTCGAAGCGCTCGTGAGCGGCGTCTACACGGTGAGCGCCGAGCTCGCCGGCTTCAAGACGTTCAGCGGCACGAGCTACCGCGTCGAGATCGGCCAGCCGACCACGGTCAACATCCGGCTCGAGCCTGGCGACATCGCCGAAACGGTCCAGGTCGTCGGCTCGTCCGAGGTGGTCCAGGTCAGCACCTCGGGCAACCTCGGCACGGTGGTCGACCAGAAGACCATCGAGGCCCTGCCCATTGTCGGCACGCGCGGCCGCAACCCGCTCGAGCTCGTCACGCAGTTGCCGGGCGTGGTCTCTGGCGCGAACACGGGCGGCGGCGTGCACGTCTTCGGCGCGCGCGATCGGTCGTGGAACTACACGCTCGACGGCATCGACACCAACGAGACGAGCGCCGGCGGCTCCAACTTCTCGCCGCTCCGGGCCAATCCCGACTCGCTTGCCGAGTTCAAGGTGCTCACGGGCAACCAGACGGCCGAGTTCGGGCGCAACTCCGGCGGGCAGGTGGCGATGGTCACCCGATCGGGCACCAACCAGTTCCGCGGCACGCTGTTCTACTTCATGCGCGATCCCAAGCTCAACGCGAACGAGTGGGAGATCAACGCCGTCAACCCCACGCGCGAGGGCGCGCAGGCGGCGAAGGACAAGTTCGTGCAGAAGATCGGCGGCTACAGTCTCGGCGGGCCGATCCTGAAGAACAAGACGTTCTTCTTCACGAACCTGCAGGTGCTGCGCGGCGAGCGGTCGCGCGAGGTGCTGCGGCTCGTCTACACCGAGGCCGCGCGCAACGGCCTCTGGCGCTACGTGTCGGGCGGTCGTAACCTGCCGTTTGGCGTCGCGGGCTCGCCGATTGACGGCAACGGCAACGTGCTGCCGGGCGTGGCCGTGGGCACGTACAACATCGGCGCCAACGACCCGCAGGGCATCGGGCTCAACCCGCAGATTGCGACGGCGATGCGCAACACGCCACTGCCGAACGACTTCCGCTCGGGCGACGGCCTGAATATCGCGGGGTTCCGCTTCTTCCCGAAGGAGACCGAAGAGCAGTACGACTCGGTCGTGCGGGTCGACCACGTCGTGAGCGCGCGCCACTACGCCTTTGCGCGCGTCGCCTGGGGCGAGCAGAACTCGCTCTGCGACCGTGTGAACGGCGGCGAGCCCCGGTTCCCCGGGGGTGAGTGCGTGGTCAACACCTTCCGCAACCCCGTCAACTGGGCCGCAAGCTGGCGCTGGAATCCCGGAGCGAGCGTCGTCAACGAATTCGTGGTCGGTGGCAACTCCTTCGCGTTCGACTTCGTGATCCCGACGGCCAACGCGAGCGTCGCCGACTGGAGCTTCGCCGACGTCACGTTGCCGGTCACGACGAGCTTTGGCAACAAGCGCGACCTCCGCACCTTCCAGGTGGTCAACAACACGAGCTGGGTCAAGGGCGCGCACAACCTGAAGTTCGGCATGAACCTCCGGTTCCAGCGCCACAACGACGTGCGCGGGTCGGTGTCGGGTGGCAACGTCACGCCGCTCGTCAACTTCAGCACGGCCATCAACACCGTCGACCCCATTGCCTTCCGGCTGCCGGCCGACATCCAGACGGCCAACGACCGGCCAGCCCTCGAGCGGAACATCAACTTCCTGCTCGGGCGCGTGGGCAGCGTGACGCAGGGCTTCGTCTCGCAGGGCAGCGCCTACGGGCCGGGTGGCACGCTCTTCGACTTCGTGGCCGACTACCCCGAGTTCGACTTCTTCGCGCAGGACTCGTGGCAGCTCAGGCCGAACCTCACGATGGACCTGGGCGTTCGCTGGGAGATGAAGATGTCCCCGCGCAACCCCGACAACCTGCTCCGCCGGCCGAACGTGCGCGTGGCTGTCGGCGAGCCGGGCACGAGCAGCCTCGCCTGGGTCGCAGAGCCCCTCTACGAGGACGACAGGAACAACATCGCGCCGTCGATCGGCATGGCGTGGGACCCGCGCGGCGACGGCAAGAGCTCGATCCGTGGCAACTATCGCATGGCGTTCGACCGGATCAACACGTTCGTCATCTCGTCGGCGATCCTGCAGAGTATCCCGGGGATCACGACCGGCGTCACGAACACGGCCTACGGCCAGGCCGGCGGACGTCTGCCGGGGATCCCGACCCTGCAGCCGGCGTTCTCGCCCGAGCAGGCGCTCGCGCCACCGGCCGTGTCGGCCAACAGCATGCGCGTGATGGACACCGATTTCCAGACACCCCTGACGCACGCCTGGGCCCTCAGCTACCAGCGTGAGGTGTGGGCGCAGACGGTGGCCGAAGTTGCCTACGTGGGCCGTCGCGCCGACAACCTGTTTGGCGCCTACGACGTCAACCAGGCCGAGATCTTCGGCAACGGCTTCCTCGACGCCTTCAACGTCGTCAAGGGCGGCGGCCAGAGCCCGCTGATGAACCAGCTGCTTGCGGCCGACACGCGCCGGCTCGCCACCGAGACGGGCTCCGACATGGTGCGCCGCCTCTTCCCGGCCAACCTGTCGCAGAACAGCGTGGCGGCGCTCGCGGCGTCGCTGGGCACGCGCATCCAGGGCGGGCGCACGTTGAGCGAACTCGCGGGCCTCGGGCCCTACTTCTTCTTCCCGTATCCGCAGTACCTCGGCGGCATGAACGTCATCGACTCGAACGACTGGTCGCGCTACCACGGCCTGCAGCTCAAGCTCGAGAAGCGCTTCAGCCGCGGGTACTCGTACCTCTTCGCCTACATGCTGGCGCAGTCGAAGGACACGCGGTCGTTCGACCCGGCGTTCACGGTCGTGTCGACCGGCAACGTGCAGTCGGCGTCGAGCACGCCGTTCAACATCTTCGACCGCAGCCTCAACTACGCGCGGTCGGACTTCGATCGCACCCACGTGTTCTCGTCGACGTGGGTGTGGGAGCTCCCCTTCGGCCAGGGCAAGTGGTTCGGGCGTGATGCCGGCGGGTTCATGAACCAGATCATCGGCGGCTGGCAGATTGCCGGACAGGCGACGATGCAGAGCGGGCGGCCGTTTACCGTCTACTCCGGAACGAACACGCTGTCGAACGTGGTGCAGACGCCGGCCAACTGCAGCGGCTGCAGCTCCGGGCTCGGCAGCCCGTTCGACGACCAGGCCACGGGGCTCGTGTGGTTCTTCGACGAGTCGGCGCGGGCGAAGTTCAGCATCCCGGGGGCGGGGCAGTTCAGCGACGTGGGCCGCAACGCGTTCACCGGCCCGGCGGGGCTCAACATCAACCTGAACGTGACCAAGCGGTTCTTCATGCCGTTTGGCCACACGTTCGAGTTCCGGATGGACGCGACCAACATCACCAACACGCCGACGTTCGGGTTCCCGACGGCGGTCATCACGTCGGCGACGTTCGGGCGTATCTTCAATAGCGTGACGAGCTTCTCGCGCAAGATCCAGATCGGCGCGAAGTACACGTTCTGAGCCATGAGCTATCAGCTTGGGGCGATGAGCTGTGAGCCATGAGTTCTGAGCGGCAGGCGCGCCTCCTCGGTCCGTAGCGGCAGGGGCTTCAGCCCCTGCCGTCATCGGGGGCTGTTGCCGGCAGCCCGTCGCCGGATCACGCCGTAGGGAGCGCCGCCGGGGCTGAAGCCCCGGCGCTACGGACGTCGATCGTTCTCCAATCCGAGCAGCAGAGACCTGTTCTCCGTTCCGTAGCGGCAGGGGCTTTCAGCCCCTGCCGTCCCCCGTCCGGTGATAAGATCGAAGCGTTCGTCGGTCTGGCGTCGAAGCCCGACCGTGGATGTCTCGCCACACGGAGCCCCCGCGTCCGGGGTGTGCCATGCCGTGCGCGCGTCCCACCCGCAAAGAATTCCTCGCGCAGTGCGCGCAACTGGCCACCTGCGGCGGCCTGGCGCTCGCTGGCTGGATGCTCGCCGCGTGCGGCCGGCCCACACGCAGCGTCCAGCCAGGGTTCGGCCTGAACGGCGCCTCGGACGCCTGGCCCGCCGAAGGCCGGCAGCCGCGCATCGATCCCGACTTCGAGCCGGGTTACCTCGCACTGCACCGAAGCGGCGAGCTGAGACGCCGTGGTGAGCAGCTGTGGCAGCGCATGAGCCGCTGCCAGCTCTGCCCGCGCGAGTGCGGCGCCGCGCGACTCGCCGGCGCACGCGGCACCTGCGGCGCCTCGGCCGACCTGCGTATCGCGTCGTACCACCCGCACTTCGGAGAGGAGCGGCCGCTCGTCGGGCGCTTCGGCTCGGGCACGGTGTTTCTCTCGCACTGCAACCTGCGCTGCGTCTTCTGCATCAACTGGCCGATCAACCACGACGGCCAGGGCGACCGGCGCCATCTCGACGAGCTCGCCACGATGATGCTGCGGCTGCAGGACCAGGGCTGCCACAACATCAACGTCGTCACGCCGACGCACTACGCCGCGCACGTGTTGCTGGCGCTCGACAGGGCGGCCGAGCGCGGGCTCCGGCTGCCGCTCGTCTACAACACCTCGGGGTGGGAGCGCGTCGACGTGCTCGCGCTGCTCGACGGCGTCGTCGACATCTACCTGCCCGACTTCAAGTACTTCGACCCGGCCATGGCGAACCGGTATTCGGCGGGCGCACG
The window above is part of the Acidobacteriota bacterium genome. Proteins encoded here:
- a CDS encoding redoxin domain-containing protein, encoding MAAWVAVTLLATAGASAAQPSARPSSPVPGVQVADARGPLVDPLGTSVTVFFFVAPDCPISNRYAPEIARLHRQFASEGVALWLVYVEPDVTPAEVARHRAEYGLDLPVLFDAAHELVRAAGAVVTPEAAVFVGRERAYSGRIDDRVVDFGQVRPAPTHRDLSDALAAVLAGRPVAVPRVPGVGCIIGAPPGAAGPPK
- a CDS encoding carboxypeptidase regulatory-like domain-containing protein gives rise to the protein MVRRLFVALWLVATCASFAAAQGTTSRLVGQVSDATGGVLPGVTVTIANEATGVSFTTVTSDVGRYAFEALVSGVYTVSAELAGFKTFSGTSYRVEIGQPTTVNIRLEPGDIAETVQVVGSSEVVQVSTSGNLGTVVDQKTIEALPIVGTRGRNPLELVTQLPGVVSGANTGGGVHVFGARDRSWNYTLDGIDTNETSAGGSNFSPLRANPDSLAEFKVLTGNQTAEFGRNSGGQVAMVTRSGTNQFRGTLFYFMRDPKLNANEWEINAVNPTREGAQAAKDKFVQKIGGYSLGGPILKNKTFFFTNLQVLRGERSREVLRLVYTEAARNGLWRYVSGGRNLPFGVAGSPIDGNGNVLPGVAVGTYNIGANDPQGIGLNPQIATAMRNTPLPNDFRSGDGLNIAGFRFFPKETEEQYDSVVRVDHVVSARHYAFARVAWGEQNSLCDRVNGGEPRFPGGECVVNTFRNPVNWAASWRWNPGASVVNEFVVGGNSFAFDFVIPTANASVADWSFADVTLPVTTSFGNKRDLRTFQVVNNTSWVKGAHNLKFGMNLRFQRHNDVRGSVSGGNVTPLVNFSTAINTVDPIAFRLPADIQTANDRPALERNINFLLGRVGSVTQGFVSQGSAYGPGGTLFDFVADYPEFDFFAQDSWQLRPNLTMDLGVRWEMKMSPRNPDNLLRRPNVRVAVGEPGTSSLAWVAEPLYEDDRNNIAPSIGMAWDPRGDGKSSIRGNYRMAFDRINTFVISSAILQSIPGITTGVTNTAYGQAGGRLPGIPTLQPAFSPEQALAPPAVSANSMRVMDTDFQTPLTHAWALSYQREVWAQTVAEVAYVGRRADNLFGAYDVNQAEIFGNGFLDAFNVVKGGGQSPLMNQLLAADTRRLATETGSDMVRRLFPANLSQNSVAALAASLGTRIQGGRTLSELAGLGPYFFFPYPQYLGGMNVIDSNDWSRYHGLQLKLEKRFSRGYSYLFAYMLAQSKDTRSFDPAFTVVSTGNVQSASSTPFNIFDRSLNYARSDFDRTHVFSSTWVWELPFGQGKWFGRDAGGFMNQIIGGWQIAGQATMQSGRPFTVYSGTNTLSNVVQTPANCSGCSSGLGSPFDDQATGLVWFFDESARAKFSIPGAGQFSDVGRNAFTGPAGLNINLNVTKRFFMPFGHTFEFRMDATNITNTPTFGFPTAVITSATFGRIFNSVTSFSRKIQIGAKYTF
- a CDS encoding radical SAM protein, coding for MDPDFEPGYLALHRSGELRRRGEQLWQRMSRCQLCPRECGAARLAGARGTCGASADLRIASYHPHFGEERPLVGRFGSGTVFLSHCNLRCVFCINWPINHDGQGDRRHLDELATMMLRLQDQGCHNINVVTPTHYAAHVLLALDRAAERGLRLPLVYNTSGWERVDVLALLDGVVDIYLPDFKYFDPAMANRYSAGARSYPEVTSAAILEMHRQVGVAKPAPDGLMYRGLMIRHLVLPNDVSGTKGVLGWIAANLPRDTYVNLMSQYRPAHRAREYPALSRPLTRREFELAVAWTRESGLTRVDVQGE